A single window of Pseudomonas benzenivorans DNA harbors:
- a CDS encoding YaiI/YqxD family protein, translated as MRVWIDADACPRAARDQVVKFALKRGLEVVLVAGQAVARPSFACVRLIVVPSGPDAADDYLVEHAVPGELVICSDVPLADRLVKKGVAALDPRGREFDERNMGDKLATRNLFTELREQGQVGGGQGAYSDKDRQAFANALDRILTRLARG; from the coding sequence CTGCGAGTCTGGATCGATGCCGACGCCTGCCCGCGGGCGGCACGGGATCAGGTGGTGAAGTTCGCCCTCAAGCGTGGCCTCGAGGTGGTGCTGGTGGCCGGTCAGGCGGTGGCGCGGCCGAGCTTCGCCTGCGTGCGCCTGATCGTGGTGCCGAGTGGTCCGGATGCGGCGGACGATTACCTGGTCGAGCATGCGGTGCCCGGCGAGCTGGTGATCTGCAGCGACGTGCCGCTGGCCGATCGCTTGGTGAAGAAGGGCGTCGCCGCCCTCGATCCGCGCGGCCGTGAATTCGACGAGCGCAATATGGGCGACAAGCTGGCCACTCGCAACCTTTTTACCGAGCTACGCGAGCAGGGCCAGGTCGGTGGCGGCCAGGGCGCCTATTCGGACAAGGACCGCCAGGCCTTCGCCAACGCGCTGGACCGCATCCTCACCCGCCTGGCGCGGGGCTAG
- a CDS encoding SDR family NAD(P)-dependent oxidoreductase gives MTFWSRLQEPATALVCGASRGIGLALSEQLLARPDVACVWALARQAGQSEGLAALAVQHGERLQRLDIDVTDETQLAELGLRLKAEIPRLHLLLCTVGVLQGGASKAEKGLAQLDLAGLQATFQVNAFAPILLLKHLLPLLRGRHPCTFAALSARVGSIGDNRLGGWYSYRASKAALNQLLHTASIELSRLNPQSSVLALHPGTTDTELSRPFQANVPPAQLFEVSFTAQRLLEQVERHGPEQSGSFWAWDGQPIEW, from the coding sequence ATGACGTTCTGGAGCCGCCTGCAAGAACCCGCCACCGCCCTGGTCTGCGGCGCCAGCCGCGGCATCGGCCTGGCGCTCAGCGAACAGTTGCTGGCCCGCCCGGATGTGGCTTGCGTCTGGGCCCTGGCCCGTCAGGCCGGCCAGTCCGAGGGCCTCGCGGCCCTCGCCGTACAGCACGGCGAGCGCCTGCAGCGGCTGGATATCGACGTGACCGACGAAACGCAGCTGGCCGAGCTGGGCCTGCGGCTCAAGGCTGAGATCCCCCGCCTGCACCTGCTGCTGTGCACGGTCGGCGTGCTGCAGGGCGGCGCCTCGAAGGCCGAGAAGGGTTTGGCCCAGCTCGACCTGGCCGGCTTGCAGGCGACCTTTCAGGTCAACGCCTTCGCCCCGATCCTGCTGCTCAAGCACCTGCTACCGCTGCTGCGTGGCCGCCATCCCTGCACCTTCGCCGCATTGTCGGCGCGGGTCGGCTCGATCGGCGACAATCGCCTCGGCGGCTGGTACAGCTACCGGGCCAGCAAGGCGGCGCTCAACCAATTGCTGCACACCGCCAGCATCGAGCTGAGCCGCCTGAATCCGCAGAGCTCGGTGCTGGCGCTGCACCCGGGCACCACCGACACCGAGCTGTCGCGGCCCTTTCAGGCCAACGTACCGCCGGCGCAGCTGTTCGAGGTTTCCTTCACGGCGCAGCGCCTGCTGGAGCAGGTCGAGCGCCACGGCCCCGAACAGTCGGGCAGCTTCTGGGCCTGGGACGGCCAGCCGATCGAGTGGTAG
- the rhtB gene encoding homoserine/homoserine lactone efflux protein — MALQTWLAFFVACWVISLSPGAGAIASMSSGLQYGFWRGYWTALGLQLGLALQIVIVAAGVGAILAASALAFSLIKWFGVLYLVYLGYRQWRALPADLAATPDQRPIGRPLTLVLRGFLVNISNPKAIIFMLAVLPQFLNPHAPLLPQYLLMGVTMICIDLLVMAGYTGLASRVLRLLRTPRQQRLMNRCFGALFIGAAALLATVRRGPA; from the coding sequence ATGGCCTTGCAGACCTGGCTCGCGTTTTTCGTTGCCTGTTGGGTGATCAGCCTGTCGCCTGGGGCGGGGGCCATCGCCTCGATGTCGTCGGGCCTGCAATACGGTTTCTGGCGCGGTTACTGGACCGCCCTGGGCCTGCAGCTCGGCCTCGCCCTGCAGATCGTCATCGTCGCCGCCGGGGTCGGGGCGATTCTCGCCGCATCTGCCTTGGCTTTCAGCCTGATCAAATGGTTCGGCGTGCTGTACCTGGTCTACCTCGGTTACCGCCAGTGGCGCGCGCTGCCCGCCGACCTGGCGGCAACTCCCGACCAGCGTCCCATCGGGCGGCCGTTGACCCTGGTGCTGCGCGGTTTTCTGGTCAACATCAGCAACCCCAAGGCGATCATCTTCATGCTGGCGGTGCTGCCGCAGTTCCTCAATCCCCATGCGCCGCTGCTGCCCCAGTACCTGCTGATGGGCGTGACCATGATCTGCATTGATCTGCTGGTCATGGCCGGCTACACCGGTTTGGCCTCGCGAGTCTTGCGCCTGCTGCGCACGCCGCGTCAGCAGCGCCTGATGAACCGCTGTTTCGGCGCCCTGTTCATCGGCGCCGCCGCCCTGCTGGCCACCGTGCGCCGCGGTCCGGCCTGA
- a CDS encoding TerC family protein — MEWLANPELWVAFLTLTALEIVLGIDNIIFISILVSRLPKEKQPQARFFGLALAMGTRILLLLSITWVMRLTADLFQVFEQGISGRDLILFFGGLFLLFKSTMEIYHSLEGAEEAQQAAGKAYGFMGIIVQIAIIDIVFSLDSVITAVGLVDNVPVMVAAIVISVIVMMLSAGTISDFIDKHPSLKMLALSFLIVVGTVLVAESLDVHVPKGYVYFAMAFSLAVEAINIRLRGAMARKKGVEPVHLRKNTPDQPV; from the coding sequence ATGGAATGGCTCGCCAACCCGGAACTCTGGGTCGCATTTCTCACCCTGACCGCCCTGGAAATCGTCCTCGGCATCGACAACATCATCTTCATCTCGATCCTGGTCAGCCGCCTGCCCAAGGAAAAGCAGCCGCAGGCGCGCTTCTTCGGCCTGGCCCTGGCCATGGGTACGCGCATCCTGCTGCTGTTGTCGATCACCTGGGTGATGCGTCTGACCGCCGACCTGTTCCAGGTATTCGAGCAGGGCATTTCCGGGCGTGACCTGATCCTGTTCTTCGGCGGCCTGTTCCTGCTGTTCAAGAGCACCATGGAGATCTACCACAGCCTGGAGGGCGCCGAGGAGGCGCAGCAGGCGGCCGGCAAGGCCTATGGCTTCATGGGCATCATCGTGCAGATCGCCATCATCGACATCGTCTTCTCCCTGGACTCGGTGATCACCGCGGTCGGGCTGGTCGACAACGTGCCGGTGATGGTCGCCGCCATCGTCATCTCGGTCATCGTGATGATGCTGTCGGCCGGCACCATCAGCGACTTCATCGACAAGCACCCGAGCCTGAAGATGCTGGCCCTGTCGTTCCTGATCGTGGTCGGTACCGTGCTGGTGGCCGAATCCCTGGATGTGCACGTGCCCAAGGGCTACGTCTACTTCGCCATGGCCTTCTCGCTGGCGGTGGAGGCGATCAACATCCGCCTGCGCGGCGCCATGGCGCGGAAGAAGGGCGTTGAGCCGGTGCACCTGCGCAAGAACACGCCGGACCAACCCGTGTAA
- a CDS encoding mechanosensitive ion channel domain-containing protein yields the protein MAAIAFFAVWSVLSNLFCALLIFTLAPFRLGDSVEIIESADKPGVKGRVLAINLFYTTLEDQGSDSPGALVQVPNSLFFQKAVRRWRNGTFPTSRNYEI from the coding sequence GTGGCCGCCATTGCCTTCTTCGCGGTCTGGAGCGTGCTGTCCAACCTGTTCTGTGCGCTGCTGATCTTCACCCTGGCGCCGTTCCGCCTGGGCGACAGCGTCGAGATCATCGAGAGCGCCGACAAGCCCGGGGTCAAGGGCCGGGTGCTGGCGATCAACCTGTTCTACACCACCCTGGAAGACCAGGGTTCGGACAGTCCCGGCGCGCTGGTGCAGGTGCCCAACAGCCTGTTCTTTCAGAAAGCCGTGCGCCGCTGGCGCAACGGTACTTTTCCCACATCCCGCAACTACGAGATCTAA
- a CDS encoding ATP-binding cassette domain-containing protein, with translation MIRLQNLTLQRGPQRLLEGAELTLHAGQKAGLIGANGAGKSSLFALLRGELGPDAGDCLLPADWRIAHMRQEVDNLERLAVDYVLDGDVRLRGLQAQLAAAEAAQDGAAIARLHTELDSADGYTASTRARKLLAGLGFEHGQMDRRVGDFSGGWRMRLNLAQALMCPSDLLLLDEPTNHLDLDAILWLEGWLKSYPGTLLLISHDRDFLDAVVDHVAHLDQQKLTLYRGGYSAFERTRAERLAQQQQAYEKQQAQRAHMEKYIARFKAQATKARQAQSRIKALERLEELAPAHVDSPFDFSFREASKISSPLLDLAEGRLGYGDKAVLEQVKLNLAPGARLGLLGPNGAGKSTLIKNLAGELQPLGGRLQRGENLVVGYFAQHQLDALDDKASPLLHLQRLAPSEREQALRDFLGGFDFRGARCDEPVLNFSGGEKARLALALIAWERPNLLLLDEPTNHLDLEMRLALTLALQEFAGAVVVVSHDRHLLKSTTDEFLLVADGRVQPFDGDLEDYARWLLDYRARQAPTSVSVADSSLDKTDKRAQRQAAAALRQQLAPHKREADKLERELGQLHEQLAAIEARLGDGALYEAARKDELRDLLAEQARLKGREADLEERWMLALESLEALQAQLEAAS, from the coding sequence ATGATCCGACTCCAGAACCTCACGCTACAGCGTGGTCCGCAGCGCCTGCTAGAAGGCGCCGAGCTGACCCTGCACGCCGGCCAGAAAGCCGGCCTGATCGGCGCCAATGGCGCCGGCAAATCCAGCCTGTTCGCCTTGCTGCGCGGCGAGCTGGGTCCCGACGCGGGCGATTGCCTGCTGCCGGCGGACTGGCGCATCGCCCATATGCGTCAGGAGGTCGACAATCTCGAGCGCCTGGCGGTCGACTATGTGCTCGACGGCGACGTCCGCCTGCGCGGCCTGCAGGCCCAGCTGGCGGCGGCCGAAGCCGCCCAGGATGGCGCCGCCATCGCCCGCCTGCACACCGAACTGGACAGCGCCGACGGCTACACGGCCTCGACCCGTGCGCGCAAGCTGCTGGCCGGCCTGGGCTTCGAGCATGGCCAGATGGACCGCCGCGTCGGCGACTTCTCCGGTGGCTGGCGCATGCGCCTGAACCTGGCCCAGGCGCTGATGTGCCCGTCGGACCTGTTGCTGCTGGACGAGCCGACCAACCACCTGGACCTGGACGCGATCCTCTGGCTGGAAGGCTGGCTGAAGAGCTATCCCGGCACCCTGCTGCTGATCTCCCACGACCGCGATTTCCTCGACGCGGTGGTCGACCACGTGGCCCATCTGGACCAGCAGAAGCTGACGCTGTATCGCGGTGGCTATTCGGCCTTCGAGCGCACCCGCGCCGAGCGCCTGGCCCAGCAGCAGCAGGCCTACGAGAAGCAGCAGGCGCAGCGCGCGCACATGGAGAAATACATCGCCCGCTTCAAGGCCCAGGCGACCAAGGCGCGCCAGGCGCAGAGCCGGATCAAGGCCCTGGAGCGCCTCGAGGAGCTGGCCCCGGCCCATGTCGACTCGCCTTTCGACTTCAGCTTCCGCGAGGCCAGCAAGATATCCAGCCCGCTGCTGGACCTGGCCGAGGGCCGCCTCGGCTACGGTGACAAGGCGGTACTGGAGCAGGTCAAGCTGAATCTGGCGCCTGGCGCGCGCCTGGGCCTGCTGGGGCCGAACGGCGCCGGCAAGTCGACCCTGATCAAGAACCTGGCCGGCGAGCTGCAGCCCCTCGGCGGCCGCCTGCAGCGCGGCGAGAACCTGGTGGTCGGCTATTTCGCCCAGCACCAGCTCGACGCCCTCGACGACAAGGCCAGTCCGCTGCTGCACCTGCAGCGCCTTGCCCCGAGCGAACGGGAGCAGGCCCTGCGCGATTTCCTCGGCGGCTTCGACTTCCGCGGCGCGCGCTGCGACGAGCCGGTGCTTAACTTTTCCGGCGGCGAGAAGGCGCGCCTGGCCTTGGCCCTGATCGCCTGGGAACGACCGAACCTGCTGCTGCTCGACGAGCCGACCAACCACCTCGACCTGGAGATGCGCCTGGCGCTGACCCTGGCCCTGCAGGAGTTCGCCGGGGCCGTGGTGGTGGTGTCCCACGACCGCCATCTGCTCAAGAGCACCACCGACGAGTTCCTGCTGGTCGCCGACGGCCGCGTGCAGCCGTTCGATGGCGATCTCGAGGACTATGCCCGCTGGCTGCTCGACTACCGGGCACGCCAGGCGCCGACATCGGTGAGTGTGGCCGACAGCAGTCTGGACAAGACCGACAAGCGCGCCCAGCGCCAGGCCGCGGCGGCGCTGCGCCAGCAGCTGGCCCCGCACAAGCGCGAGGCCGACAAGCTGGAGCGCGAGCTCGGCCAGCTGCACGAACAGCTCGCCGCGATCGAAGCCCGCCTGGGTGATGGCGCCCTGTACGAGGCGGCGCGCAAGGACGAGCTGCGCGACCTCTTGGCCGAGCAGGCCAGGCTCAAGGGGCGCGAGGCCGATCTGGAGGAGCGCTGGATGCTCGCCCTGGAAAGCCTGGAGGCGCTGCAGGCCCAGCTCGAGGCGGCCAGTTGA
- a CDS encoding TIGR02444 family protein yields MPTDLWRFAEHYYQRPGVEAACLQLQASGADVCLLICGVWLGRRGVACSAVRIEQLKAIAQPWQHQVVERLRQLRQDWRGAAQGDETLAALREQVKRLELEAEREQLHRLAILSQAWPIGAAQDLQSWLEAFSPTTTEADRDALQQLRVAALQP; encoded by the coding sequence ATGCCCACTGATCTGTGGCGTTTCGCCGAACACTACTACCAACGCCCCGGCGTCGAGGCGGCCTGCCTGCAGCTGCAGGCCAGTGGCGCCGATGTCTGCCTGCTGATCTGCGGCGTCTGGCTCGGTCGCCGTGGCGTCGCCTGCAGCGCAGTGCGGATCGAGCAGCTAAAGGCCATCGCCCAGCCCTGGCAACACCAGGTGGTCGAACGGTTGCGACAGCTGCGCCAGGACTGGCGAGGCGCGGCCCAAGGCGACGAGACCCTGGCCGCGCTGCGCGAACAGGTCAAGCGTCTGGAGCTGGAAGCCGAGCGGGAACAGTTGCATCGCCTGGCCATACTGAGCCAGGCCTGGCCGATTGGCGCCGCGCAGGATCTGCAGAGCTGGCTGGAGGCCTTCTCCCCCACGACCACTGAAGCGGACCGCGACGCGCTGCAACAGCTGCGCGTCGCGGCCCTGCAGCCCTAG
- a CDS encoding AlgP family protein yields MSAKKNPKKSTVSTPLHLLHQLSNSLLEHLEKACSQAQVDAEKLLAKLEKQRGNAQEKLHKARGKLQDAAAAGKAKTQAKAKTLVAELEDLLDTLKDRQTETRDYILQLKRDAQQSLKLAQGVGKVKEAAGKALSSREAKPAAAKAASKPAAKSSAVKAPAKAKATATKAPAKATAKPVAKSVTKPAARKPAAAAKSASVTSAAAAPAAKPAARPAAKATKPAAKAPARAAAKPAVKPAAEADASAAAAKAPVKAPARKTPAKATAKPVAKAPAKSAAKPATKRTVARKPAAAKPTSSASAATAAKADPSASSTTPESGGGTPPAAS; encoded by the coding sequence ATGTCGGCCAAGAAGAACCCTAAGAAGAGTACGGTATCTACCCCCCTGCACCTGCTCCATCAGCTGTCCAACAGCCTGCTCGAGCATCTGGAAAAAGCCTGCTCGCAAGCCCAGGTCGATGCCGAAAAGCTCTTGGCCAAGCTGGAGAAACAGCGCGGCAACGCCCAGGAAAAACTGCACAAGGCCCGCGGCAAATTGCAGGACGCCGCGGCGGCCGGCAAGGCCAAGACCCAGGCCAAGGCCAAGACCCTGGTGGCCGAACTGGAGGACCTGCTCGATACCCTGAAGGATCGGCAAACCGAGACCCGCGACTATATCCTGCAACTCAAGCGTGATGCCCAGCAGAGCCTGAAGCTGGCCCAGGGCGTGGGCAAGGTCAAGGAGGCAGCCGGCAAGGCGCTGAGCAGTCGTGAGGCCAAGCCGGCGGCCGCCAAGGCGGCCAGCAAGCCCGCAGCCAAGAGCTCGGCCGTGAAGGCACCCGCCAAAGCCAAGGCCACGGCAACCAAGGCCCCGGCCAAGGCGACCGCCAAGCCTGTAGCGAAAAGCGTGACCAAGCCCGCAGCGCGGAAACCCGCCGCCGCTGCGAAGTCGGCGAGCGTGACGTCGGCCGCCGCAGCGCCGGCTGCCAAACCTGCTGCTCGGCCTGCTGCCAAGGCGACTAAACCCGCCGCCAAGGCCCCGGCGCGGGCCGCTGCGAAACCGGCCGTCAAGCCTGCGGCGGAGGCCGACGCCAGCGCCGCGGCGGCGAAAGCGCCGGTGAAGGCACCAGCGCGCAAGACGCCGGCCAAGGCGACCGCCAAACCTGTGGCGAAGGCGCCGGCCAAGTCCGCCGCGAAACCGGCGACGAAGCGAACGGTCGCCCGCAAGCCCGCTGCCGCCAAGCCGACCAGTAGCGCCTCGGCGGCTACCGCTGCGAAGGCGGACCCGTCTGCGTCGAGCACGACCCCGGAGAGTGGCGGCGGTACTCCGCCGGCCGCCTCCTAG